The following are encoded together in the Marmota flaviventris isolate mMarFla1 chromosome 18, mMarFla1.hap1, whole genome shotgun sequence genome:
- the Spaca4 gene encoding sperm acrosome membrane-associated protein 4 yields the protein MVLGWLLLLMMALPPGTTGAKDCIFCELTDSTKCPGTHMRCGDDEDCFTGHGVAQGVGPVINKGCVHSTSCGQEEPVSYMGLTYSLTTTCCYGHLCNASPGHTGSSTVGAAAGLLVGLLLLQHLP from the coding sequence ATGGTCCTCGGCTGGCTGCTGCTTCTGATGATGGCTCTGCCGCCGGGCACCACGGGGGCCAAGGACTGCATCTTCTGTGAGCTGACCGACTCCACCAAGTGCCCTGGCACCCACATGCGCTGCGGGGATGACGAGGACTGCTTCACAGGCCACGGGGTGGCGCAGGGCGTGGGCCCCGTCATCAACAAGGGCTGCGTGCACTCCACCAGCTGCGGCCAGGAGGAGCCGGTCAGCTACATGGGCCTCACCTACAGCCTCACCACCACCTGCTGCTACGGCCACCTGTGCAACGCCAGCCCCGGCCACACAGGCAGCTCGACGGTGGGGGCCGCAGCGGGCCTGCTGGTGGGCTTGCTGCTTCTGCAACATTTGCCGTAG
- the Sult2b1 gene encoding sulfotransferase 2B1: MDQDGILSLWSRADDSDSSQTVSGEYFRYKGILFPVGLYSPESISQAENTSNVHDDDIFIITYPKSGTTWMIEILSLILKNGDPSWIRSVPIWERAPWCETIISAFTLQDQTSPRLLSSHLPIQLFPKAFFSTKAKVIYLSRNPRDVVVSFYHYSKIARQLKDPGTPDQFLENFLKGEVQFGSWFDHIKGWIRMQGRENFLLLTYEELQRDLQGSVQRICEFLGRPLDEEALSSVVAHSTFGAMKANSMSNYTLLPTSLLDHRQGAFLRKGVCGDWKNHFTVAQSEAFDRVYREQMRGVQAFPWDEAPEESSPDPEPQPKPETEPEPEPELDPSPVQASDPAHP; encoded by the exons ATGGACCAGGACGGGATCCTGAGCCTGTGGTCCCGCGCCGACGACTCGGACTCCAG CCAGACCGTCTCGGGCGAATACTTCAGATACAAGGGCATCCTCTTCCCCGTGGGCCTCTACTCCCCGGAGAGCATCAGCCAGGCCGAGAACACCTCCAATGTGCACGACGACGACATCTTCATCATCACCTACCCCAAGTCAG GCACCACTTGGATGATCGAGATCCTCAGCTTGATCCTGAAGAACGGGGACCCCTCCTGGATCCGCTCGGTGCCCATCTGGGAGCGCGCGCCCTGGTGTGAGACCATCATAAGCGCCTTCACCCTCCAGGACCAGACGAGCCCCCGCCTGCTGAGCTCCCACCTCCCCATCCAGCTCTTTCCCAAGGCCTTCTTCAGCACCAAGGCCAAG GTGATCTACCTAAGCAGGAACCCCCGGGACGTGGTGGTCTCCTTCTACCATTACTCCAAGATCGCCAGGCAACTGAAGGACCCTGGCACCCCTGACCAGTTCCTGGAGAACTTCCTCAAGGGTGAAG TGCAGTTCGGCTCCTGGTTCGACCACATTAAGGGCTGGATTCGGATGCAGGGCAGAGAGAACTTCCTGCTCCTCACCTACGAGGAGTTGCAGCGG GACCTCCAAGGCTCCGTACAGCGCATCTGTGAGTTCCTGGGCCGGCCGCTGGACGAGGAGGCCCTGAGCTCTGTGGTGGCACACTCGACCTTCGGTGCCATGAAGGCCAATTCCATGTCCAACTACACGCTGCTGCCCACCAGCCTGCTGGACCACCGCCAAGGGGCCTTCCTCCGGAAAG GGGTCTGCGGGGACTGGAAGAACCACTTCACGGTGGCGCAGAGCGAGGCTTTCGACCGCGTGTACCGGGAGCAGATGCGCGGAGTGCAGGCCTTTCCCTGGGACGAGGCCCCAGAGGAGAGCAGCCCGGACCCCGAGCCCCAGCCCAAGCCGGAGACTGAGCCCGAGCCTGAGCCCGAGCTGGATCCCAGCCCCGTCCAGGCCTCGGATCCCGCCCACCCGTGA